In a single window of the Mesotoga infera genome:
- a CDS encoding zinc ribbon domain-containing protein: MTTEVFHLPLYKFVCKECGHNESLLLGMSAPVPPCERCGGILSKQITNISSFGSSSGSESCGSCSGGSCSTCGH, encoded by the coding sequence ATAACAACGGAGGTGTTCCATTTGCCTTTATACAAGTTTGTCTGCAAAGAATGTGGTCACAATGAGAGTCTTCTCTTGGGAATGAGCGCTCCGGTGCCTCCCTGTGAAAGATGCGGAGGAATTCTCTCAAAGCAGATAACAAATATATCCAGTTTCGGTTCTTCTTCAGGTTCAGAGAGCTGTGGATCTTGTTCGGGAGGCAGCTGTTCAACCTGTGGACACTGA